The Phycisphaeraceae bacterium genome window below encodes:
- a CDS encoding PEP-CTERM sorting domain-containing protein — MKTRNLVLAAIGMTVAGATTAQAIDFVEIGRLNVAALQDVTGRPIAQPSSVGYSGGILYIGEFGTGGQVVRIDNPLGAAAVTNIFGTPAVHAGGYDSIDANFDYVAAVSGTDDNAGTDDLLEVHTIGGVPTLQLNSDAGLAVPSNYGAAGRGFTGVALDPGFNGQGPAAVSSVVFAQRQRIANDVNGGALLSGDPGVAEYRNEAATTGGRDVAYDDLTGDHYLLTIEGLAKMTRDGAQSFVQYPNPPFNTQGWYTQATLPVTFFGSADFFGPQNLEFVNGAGSEGVPLDLLLVNNPRIAATAGVALVDIVQAYLADTQLDPGTNKTTGANGANLTSVNWLAPDGTSPFAQAAQTFVDFNVNPFDAIVYDFAYDIETDILAVSDLGSGYVYFFAVPEPASAALLGLGGLAALRRRA; from the coding sequence ATGAAGACACGTAACTTGGTTCTTGCCGCTATTGGCATGACGGTCGCCGGTGCGACCACCGCACAGGCCATCGATTTCGTTGAAATTGGTCGCCTTAACGTCGCTGCCCTGCAGGACGTCACCGGTCGCCCGATCGCCCAGCCCTCATCCGTCGGCTACTCCGGCGGGATCCTCTACATCGGTGAGTTCGGCACAGGCGGTCAGGTCGTCCGCATCGACAATCCCCTCGGCGCTGCCGCCGTCACCAACATCTTCGGCACCCCCGCCGTCCACGCTGGCGGCTACGACAGTATCGATGCCAACTTCGATTACGTCGCCGCCGTCTCCGGCACCGACGACAACGCTGGCACCGATGACCTCCTCGAGGTTCACACCATCGGTGGCGTCCCCACCCTCCAGCTCAACTCGGATGCTGGCCTCGCTGTCCCCAGCAACTACGGCGCTGCTGGCCGTGGCTTCACCGGCGTTGCCCTCGATCCCGGCTTCAACGGCCAGGGCCCTGCCGCGGTCTCCAGCGTGGTCTTCGCGCAGCGTCAGCGCATCGCCAACGATGTCAACGGCGGAGCCCTGCTCTCCGGTGACCCCGGCGTCGCCGAATACCGCAACGAAGCCGCCACCACCGGCGGTCGCGATGTCGCCTACGACGACCTCACGGGCGATCACTACTTGCTCACCATCGAGGGCCTCGCCAAGATGACCCGCGATGGTGCCCAGTCCTTCGTCCAGTACCCCAACCCTCCCTTCAACACGCAGGGCTGGTACACCCAGGCAACCTTGCCCGTGACCTTCTTCGGTAGCGCCGACTTCTTCGGCCCGCAGAACCTCGAGTTCGTCAACGGTGCCGGCAGCGAGGGCGTTCCGCTCGATCTGCTCCTCGTCAATAACCCCCGTATCGCCGCGACGGCGGGCGTCGCTCTGGTCGACATCGTCCAGGCCTACCTCGCCGACACCCAGCTCGACCCAGGGACCAACAAGACAACGGGCGCCAACGGCGCGAACCTGACCTCGGTCAACTGGCTTGCTCCTGACGGCACCTCGCCATTCGCTCAGGCCGCCCAGACCTTCGTTGATTTCAACGTCAACCCCTTCGATGCCATCGTCTACGACTTTGCGTATGACATCGAAACCGACATCCTGGCCGTATCCGACCTCGGCTCGGGCTATGTCTACTTCTTCGCGGTTCCCGAGCCCGCCTCGGCCGCCCTGCTCGGCCTCGGTGGCCTGGCCGCTCTCCGTCGTCGTGCGTAA
- a CDS encoding FG-GAP-like repeat-containing protein: MSRCRQIPIGIACLLSPLLMGSAALASGFTDVTFNTGIFYLQRNVLAFPDTSDEIRRQTGGAAAGDINADGYPDVVVSRYGDTPLIYLNDRDGTFTNATASVFGGATLPTKLNGLAFGDIDHDGDLDLYATAVEDTRYYLYLNDGAGHFTEAAVARGAAVEKPDLHYGTSVAFGDYDRDGWLDLHTNEWRWGFLNTSNADHNSRLLRNTGGGFFQDTTVAAGVEHNPNTPQATGWASRLTDLDADGYPDLVQANDFSSSKTFWNNADGTFTDGTNDAGFNKGFSEMGMAVGDYDNDGDLDVYITNIDTAGTVGVGNMLYRNDGNRVFTEVRIPAGVKAGGWGWGTAFLDHDHDGDLDLIATNGQSGRPIDTTKFFDNDGDGTFTEVGASVGVTDNGSGKGMLTFDYDRDGDLDVLIVNNAGAPTIYQNNAESDPTAGHYLQFDLRGVISNRFGVGAWVTVTPDLNDPDTAYLREIDGGSNFLAQSEMLAHFGVGDLTQVDRVEVRWPSGLIQTFDNLPTNQRLVVEENWLIGDVNLDGLVDASDIDDLAAALDLGDPALRYGMVDGNPAADSSDLTHLIESILGTVAGDANLDQRVDLIDLSALAGNFGLAGGWAEGDFNTDGTIDLIDLSLLAGSFGFDATAVPEPGTVLILVGSGLCALSRRRRQF; this comes from the coding sequence GTGAGTCGTTGCCGTCAAATCCCCATCGGGATCGCCTGCCTTCTCAGCCCTCTACTGATGGGCTCTGCCGCGCTCGCATCCGGCTTCACCGATGTCACATTCAACACCGGCATCTTCTACCTGCAGCGCAACGTCCTAGCCTTCCCCGATACCTCCGATGAGATCCGCCGACAGACCGGCGGGGCGGCCGCAGGCGATATCAACGCCGACGGCTACCCCGATGTCGTCGTCTCTCGCTACGGCGACACCCCTCTGATCTACCTCAACGATCGAGACGGCACCTTCACCAATGCCACCGCTTCAGTCTTCGGCGGAGCCACTCTGCCGACAAAGCTCAACGGCCTGGCCTTCGGCGATATCGACCACGATGGCGACCTCGACCTCTACGCCACCGCCGTCGAAGACACGCGCTACTACCTCTACCTCAACGATGGCGCAGGCCACTTCACCGAAGCCGCCGTCGCACGCGGGGCCGCCGTCGAAAAGCCCGACCTCCACTACGGCACCTCTGTCGCTTTCGGCGACTACGACCGCGACGGCTGGCTCGACCTTCACACCAACGAGTGGCGATGGGGGTTCCTCAACACCTCCAACGCCGATCACAACAGCCGACTCTTGCGCAACACCGGCGGCGGATTCTTTCAGGACACCACCGTGGCAGCAGGTGTTGAACACAACCCCAACACCCCACAGGCCACCGGCTGGGCCTCACGCTTGACCGACCTCGACGCCGACGGCTACCCCGACCTCGTCCAGGCCAACGACTTCAGCTCCAGCAAGACCTTCTGGAACAACGCCGACGGAACCTTCACCGACGGAACCAACGACGCCGGCTTCAACAAGGGCTTTTCCGAGATGGGCATGGCCGTCGGCGACTACGATAACGATGGCGACCTCGATGTCTACATCACCAACATCGACACCGCAGGGACCGTCGGCGTCGGCAACATGCTCTATCGCAACGATGGCAACCGAGTTTTCACCGAAGTCCGCATCCCCGCTGGCGTCAAAGCCGGCGGATGGGGCTGGGGCACCGCTTTCCTCGACCACGACCACGATGGCGACCTCGACCTCATCGCCACCAACGGCCAATCAGGTCGACCGATCGATACGACCAAGTTCTTCGACAACGATGGTGATGGCACCTTCACCGAAGTCGGCGCGTCCGTAGGCGTCACCGACAACGGCTCGGGCAAGGGCATGCTCACGTTCGACTACGACCGTGATGGCGATCTCGACGTTCTCATCGTCAACAACGCCGGCGCGCCGACGATCTATCAGAACAACGCCGAGAGTGACCCCACGGCGGGTCACTACCTCCAGTTCGACCTCCGGGGCGTGATCTCTAACCGCTTCGGCGTCGGGGCCTGGGTCACCGTCACCCCCGATCTCAACGACCCCGACACTGCCTACCTCCGCGAGATCGATGGCGGGAGCAACTTCCTCGCTCAGTCCGAGATGCTCGCACACTTCGGCGTCGGCGACTTGACCCAGGTCGATCGTGTCGAGGTCCGCTGGCCCAGCGGGCTCATCCAGACCTTCGACAACCTCCCCACCAACCAGCGCCTCGTCGTCGAAGAGAACTGGCTCATCGGTGACGTGAACCTCGACGGCCTCGTCGATGCCTCTGACATCGACGACCTCGCCGCCGCGTTGGACCTCGGCGACCCCGCTCTCCGTTACGGCATGGTGGACGGCAACCCCGCCGCTGATTCCTCGGACCTCACGCACCTGATCGAATCGATCCTCGGCACCGTCGCCGGCGACGCCAACCTCGACCAGCGTGTCGATCTGATCGACCTCTCTGCCCTCGCCGGGAACTTCGGTCTGGCAGGCGGCTGGGCCGAAGGTGATTTCAACACCGACGGCACCATCGACCTCATCGACCTCTCCCTCCTCGCCGGAAGCTTCGGCTTCGACGCAACCGCGGTTCCCGAGCCGGGAACCGTTTTGATTCTCGTCGGAAGCGGGCTGTGCGCATTATCGCGGCGACGCCGACAGTTTTAG
- a CDS encoding C4-type zinc ribbon domain-containing protein, producing the protein MRTISERLGGAQRRRDAQKKKLERLAVQESELGDQSRKQQATVTGLEKEVAEIDERVEKHRAAMNTVTNNKEYSALLVEMNTLKIEKNKLEEQIIKDMEQAEELKTQHATLAEQLENQKKLVERAEEDVVEARAEVGDKLDEAQAERDKAAADVPPDVITAFERLSEAYDGEAVCAVEEQDRRRKEYTCGGCYMSLPVEMVNSLIMRRDEVLTCPSCRRILYIKETLKEAIGGAKSG; encoded by the coding sequence GTGCGCACGATCAGTGAGCGGTTGGGAGGGGCCCAGCGGCGGCGGGATGCTCAGAAGAAGAAGCTGGAGCGTCTGGCGGTGCAGGAGTCGGAGTTGGGGGATCAGTCGCGGAAGCAGCAGGCGACGGTGACGGGTCTGGAGAAGGAGGTGGCGGAGATTGATGAGCGGGTGGAGAAGCATCGTGCTGCGATGAACACGGTGACGAACAACAAAGAGTATTCGGCGTTGTTGGTGGAGATGAACACGCTGAAGATTGAGAAGAACAAGCTCGAAGAGCAGATCATCAAGGATATGGAGCAGGCTGAGGAGTTGAAGACTCAGCACGCGACGCTGGCGGAGCAGCTTGAGAATCAGAAGAAGCTGGTGGAGCGAGCGGAGGAAGATGTGGTTGAGGCGCGAGCGGAGGTGGGTGACAAGCTGGATGAGGCGCAGGCAGAGCGTGACAAGGCGGCGGCGGATGTTCCGCCTGATGTGATCACGGCTTTTGAGCGGCTTAGTGAGGCATACGACGGTGAGGCGGTGTGTGCGGTTGAGGAGCAGGATCGTCGTCGTAAGGAGTACACGTGTGGGGGTTGTTACATGTCGCTGCCGGTTGAGATGGTGAACTCGTTGATCATGCGTCGTGACGAGGTGCTTACGTGTCCGAGCTGCCGTCGGATTTTGTATATCAAGGAGACGTTGAAGGAGGCGATCGGCGGCGCGAAGAGCGGCTGA